One Malassezia restricta chromosome VI, complete sequence genomic region harbors:
- a CDS encoding ubiquitin-activating enzyme E1: MSQPTIDESLYSRQLYVLGHDAMRQMSSSNVLIVGLHGLGAEIAKNIALAGVKSVTLYDPAPVSVADLSSQFFLRNEDVGQPGVTRASATASRLSELNSYVPIKVLDVPSLDKATLESFKVVVLTHTPLNEQLRVNDLTHNTSTHFIAADVRGLFGTVFNDFGSHFVCKDTNGEQPLDSMIVSVTHDEEGLVTTIDEKRHGLQDGDYVTFTEVQGMSELNGIEPRRVTVKGPYTFTIGDTRSFGEYRGGGIFKQVKMPEILNFKSLRESQQAPEFLFSDFAKIDRSMILHIGFEALSAYEEKNGHSPRPRNADDANALLALARDIMQSRNQLPEGEEATKLSNWILTELSYQATGDLSPMVAFIGGFVAQEVLKACSGKFHPLMQHMYADVLEALPKDVPNLPESEFSPQHSRYDGQIAVFGKTFQERIGNTRQFLVGSGAIGCEMLKNWSMMGLGAGPQGQIYVTDLDTIEKSNLNRQFLFRTQDVGKFKADTAAAAVAAMNPDLSGKIKTFQQRVGPETEDLYDQDFFAQIDGVTNALDNVAARNYMDSRCVFFRKPLLESGTLGTKGNTQVVVPDLTESYASSHDPPEKSIPVCTLKNFPNQIEHTIQWAREQFDELFQKPVANVNQYLSQSDYLSSLSSSGDSGYGQQVEQIKEYLVDARPQSFDACIVWARLKFEENYVNMIKQLLFNLPHDAKTTTGQPFWSGPKRAPSPLVFDPHNELHMAYIVATANLHAFNYGLNGSTDVGHIAQVASQVQVPEFVPKEAKVQINDSDPAPGQSTNAAEDQASLEEVVSSLPAPASMAGYRLTPAEFEKDDDTNHHIDFVTAASNLRATNYQIEPVDRYTTKGIAGKIIPAIATTTALVTGLVNLEMYKLMDNKRDIESYSNAFVNLALPFIAFSDPIAAPVHKYNDREWTLWSRFDVEDMPLRDFLEYFHREHGLEVTLVSGNMAMLYADFMPPKKKEERLPMRLRELVEHVTKKPVEPHVRHLSIEIMADDLNGEDVEVPTVSVRIK, encoded by the coding sequence ATGTCTCAACCTACGATTGACGAGTCGCTGTACAGCAGGCAGCTATACGTGCTTGGACACGATGCCATGCGACAAATGTCGTCGAGCAATGTGCTCATCGTGGGCTTGCACGGTCTTGGCGCCGAGATCGCGAAAAACATTGCCTTGGCTGGCGTTAAGAGTGTGACATTGTACGACCCCGCCCCTGTCTCCGTGGCCGACCTTAGCTCCCAATTCTTCTTGCGGAACGAGGATGTGGGTCAACCTGGGGTGACACGCGCGTCAGCTACAGCTTCACGTCTCTCTGAGCTCAACTCATACGTCCCAAtcaaggtgctggatgTACCTTCGCTGGATAAGGCCACATTGGAGTCATTCAAGGTCGTTGTACTGACACATACACCATTGAATGAACAGCTGCGCGTGAACGACTTGACACATAACACTTCGACACACTTTATTGCAGCCGATGTGCGTGGCTTGTTCGGTACGGTTTTTAATGACTTTGGCTCCCACTTCGTGTGCAAGGATACCAACGGCGAGCAGCCATTGGACAGTATGATTGTGTCTGTCACGCACGATGAGGAAGGCCTGGTCACGACGATCGATGAGAAGCGCCACGGCTTGCAAGATGGCGATTATGTCACATTCACCGAGGTGCAGGGCATGTCGGAGCTGAATGGCATCGAGCCTCGCCGTGTCACTGTCAAGGGTCCCTACACATTCACGATTGGAGATACGAGATCTTTTGGCGAGTACAGGGGTGGCGGTATATTCAAGCAAGTCAAGATGCCTGAAATACTCAACTTCAAGTCGTTGCGTGAGAGTCAGCAGGCACCTGAATTTCTCTTCTCTGACTTTGCCAAGATAGACCGGTCCATGATCCTGCACATTGGATTCGAGGCACTGTCAGCCTATGAAGAAAAGAACGGCCACTCACCTCGCCCGCGTAATGCCGATGACGCCAACGCCCTACTTGCTTTGGCTCGCGACATCATGCAGTCTCGAAACCAGCTTCCTGAGGGTGAAGAAGCCACAAAGCTTTCGAACTGGATTCTCACGGAGCTCTCGTACCAGGCAACGGGCGATCTTTCGCCTATGGTGGCATTCATCGGTGGTTTTGTGGCACAAGAAGTGCTCAAGGCGTGCAGTGGCAAGTTCCACCCTCTGATGCAACACATGTACGCTGACGTactcgaggcgctgccTAAAGATGTGCCCAACCTGCCCGAATCTGAATTTTCGCCGCAACATTCGCGATATGACGGCCAAATCGCTGTATTCGGCAAGACGTTCCAGGAGCGCATCGGAAACACGCGCCAGTTCCTTGTCGGAAGTGGAGCTATTGGCTGCGAAATGCTCAAGAATTGGAGCATGATGGGTCTTGGTGCGGGTCCCCAGGGCCAGATCTATGTGACAGATCTGGACACGATTGAAAAAAGCAACCTAAACCGCCAATTTCTCTTCCGTACTCAGGATGTGGGTAAATTCAAGGCAGAcacagctgctgccgccgtgGCAGCAATGAATCCTGACCTGTCTGGAAAGATCAAGACGTTCCAGCAGCGTGTGGGGCCCGAGACGGAGGATTTATACGACCAGGACTTTTTTGCTCAAATTGATGGCGTGACAAATGCACTGGACAATGTGGCGGCGCGTAACTATATGGACAGTCGCTGTGTCTTTTTCCGCAAGCCACTCCTCGAGTCAGGGACACTTGGCACCAAGGGCAACACTCAGGTCGTCGTGCCCGATCTGACCGAGTcgtacgcgtcgtcgcatGACCCGCCGGAGAAGTCGATTCCCGTGTGCACGCTTAAGAACTTCCCGAATCAGATTGAGCACACGATACAATGGGCGCGAGAGCAATTCGATGAGCTGTTCCAGAAGCCTGTGGCGAATGTAAACCAATACCTGTCGCAGAGTGACTACTTGTCGTCACTGTCATCGTCGGGCGACTCTGGATACGGACAGCAGGTCGAGCAGATCAAAGAATACCTTGTTGATGCTCGTCCTCAGTCATTTGACGCGTGTATTGTTTGGGCTCGTCTCAAGTTTGAAGAGAACTATGTCAACATGATCAAGCAGCTCCTTTTCAATCTGCCGCACGATGCCAAGACCACGACAGGACAGCCATTCTGGAGTGGTCCGAagcgagcgccgtcgcctcTGGTCTTTGATCCTCACAATGAGCTGCACATGGCTTACATTGTGGCGACAGCGAATCTACATGCCTTCAACTATGGCTTGAATGGCTCTACGGATGTGGGACACATTGCCCAGGTGGCGTCTCAAGTCCAGGTGCCCGAGTTTGTGCCGAAAGAGGCCAAGGTACAGATCAACGACAGTGATCCGGCGCCTGGCCAAAGCACAAACGCGGCGGAAGACCAGGCGAGCCTGGAGGAGGTCGTTTCGAGTCTGCCGGCCCCTGCTTCCATGGCAGGCTATCGTCTGACGCCGGCCGAGTTTGAAAAAGACGACGACACGAACCACCACATTGATTTTGTTACGGCGGCCTCGAATCTGCGTGCCACCAACTACCAAATCGAGCCGGTCGACCGTTACACGACCAAGGGCATCGCTGGCAAGATTATTCCGGCGATTGCCACGACAACGGCGCTCGTTACGGGTCTGGTGAATTTGGAGATGTACAAGCTGATGGACAACAAGCGCGACATTGAGTCGTACTCCAATGCGTTCGTGAACTTGGCGCTGCCCTTCATCGCATTCAGTGACCCCATTGCCGCACCGGTGCACAAGTACAATGACCGGGAATGGACATTGTGGTCGCGCTTTGATGTTGAGGATATGCCATTGCGCGACTTTCTCGAGTACTTCCATCGTGAGCATGGCCTGGAGGTCACGCTCGTGTCGGGCAATATGGCGATGCTGTACGCCGATTTTATGCCGCCCAAGAAGAAGGAGGAGCGTCTGCCCATGCGTTTGCGCGAGTTGGTCGAGCACGTCACGAAGAAGCCGGTTGAGCCGCATGTGCGGCACCTCAGTATCGAGATCATGGCTGACGATCTGAACGGTGAGGATGTAGAAGTGCCCACTGTTTCCGTGCGCATCAAGTAA
- a CDS encoding SRP40, C-terminal domain protein, protein MNLFTTVLLALSVASLGTAVPLDNYGAFASSLSAGPTNVVDSHGGGVGNMPNLQFSRMKQHGDGQNPIFVDGEPVRLAGHAAPKSSSTSKESGVKTVYHNNQLGVSVPTLEEFNSRGKAQAVSLLKKQTRGKSSISPQQKSVIQQRLNALTSSDGASVPSAYAHHAHTPVHHKSAQHKKGPKRLHVSKNGKSASKRSSSAGVARPSSVSLNKEQLRLLQSASKMVESMAKRHDGHVFEAIESVSDDGSSKTSSASSSDAPVSTKSKSSTSSKKSSTSSKKSSTSSKKNSTSSKKSSTSSDAKSTTTSSKKSAVTSAKGKMRKCRPRKKFTSNASVKTVTLSPSSTSSSSKGHGVTVSQGSSESLRYGKTISLGDDRSVDDGSDVIQKLLL, encoded by the coding sequence ATGAACCTGTTTACGACGGTCCTCCTTGCGCTGTCCGTGGCATCGCTGGGCACAGCGGTGCCGTTGGACAACTACGGAGCATTCGCCTCGAGTTTGTCGGCTGGTCCGACGAACGTGGTGGATAGTCATGGTGGCGGTGTCGGCAACATGCCCAACCTTCAGTTCTCGCGCATGAAGCAGCATGGCGACGGCCAGAACCCGATCTTTGTGGACGGTGAGCCCGTTCGCCTGGCTGGCCACGCTGCGCCGAAGAGCTCGAGTACGTCGAAGGAAAGTGGCGTCAAGACTGTGTACCACAATAACCAGTTGGGTGTGAGTGTGCCGACCCTTGAGGAATTCAACAGCCGTGGCAAGGCGCAGGCCGTCTCGTTGCTGAAGAAGCAGACGCGAGGCAAAAGCAGTATTTCGCCGCAGCAAAAGTCGGTGATTCAGCAGCGTTTGAATGCGCTCACGTCGTCTGATGGGGCTAGTGTGCCCTCTGCGTATGCGCACCATGCTCACACGCCGGTGCATCACAAGTCGGCTCAGCACAAGAAGGGACCCAAGCGTCTCCATGTGTCAAAGAATGGCAAGTCGGCGTCGAAGCGCTCGAGTTCtgctggcgtcgcgcggccGTCGTCCGTATCGCTGAACAAGGAGCAGTTGCGCCTGCTCCAGTCGGCGTCCAAGATGGTCGAGTCGATGGCGAAGCGTCACGATGGCCACGTCTTTGAGGCCATCGAGTCGGTCTCTGACGACGGCTCGTCAAAgacgtcgtcggcgtcgagTTCAGACGCCCCGGTGTCGACCAAGTCGAAGAGCTCGACATCTAGCAAGAAGAGCTCGACATCTAGCAAGAAGAGCTCGACGTCTAGCAAGAAGAACTCGACGTCTAGCAAGAAGAGCTCGACGTCCAGCGACGCAAagagcacgacgacgtcTAGCAAGAAGAGCGCGGTGACGTCCGCCAAGGGCAAGATGCGCAAGTGCCGTCCGCGCAAGAAGTTCACGTCGAATGCGTCGGTCAAGACGGTCACGCtctcgccgagctcgacgtcctcgtcgtcaaaGGGCCATGGTGTGACGGTGTCGCAGGGCAGTTCCGAGTCGCTTCGCTACGGCAAGACGATCTCGCTCGGCGATGACCGATCGGTAGATGATGGATCGGATGTGATTCAGAAACTCTTGCTGTAG
- a CDS encoding mediator of RNA polymerase II transcription subunit 13 has protein sequence MAHSAALAHTSAPLPPHASVQWRQYVAPDAPDVLADAARKLQGALITAAPASPSPATWIAAPTSVPLYALQGTPSCLWVFLWQDTHPTPVMERYLSSLVLRSSGAYVVSRVDEADPASSTREAHLHFLHAVCHAVADGLCGASQLRVAGGLLHLDGRDDAGAASSTDYTTFRAYTSHTTLHVMSRTERRPWTRLDARVVAGDALPRNVVLGETRVRLLPTLRRGRLLSTCIDTSESCRQLREALDDVLPTRDPHFATLWLDEHDDERPLGTVLWPVDLCLVEHDVSALDAPVPWTMRSAQALLASAAWPDERTKLVSPMPPRIVSLVSSSPHVDPPGFDDDDMFRTIGQLTEDDLRFFQTPPRPADPPFPAPASTTPARTPVAPKYDVHGKFFIPSGPRREEGRPSMSPRYSFGTPPSAGAWTASPTPSTDSDSAADEPDAAQRTLALARLHTRAAAPPRFSPPALPVSDAHAQRVRLAWVALYARTAQHAVPPTKLLAPLVSTTYPAEACSPPSLLVGCQHALIQISIDAVSSWTQLGLVPVGGPRTIGAHVVLVECDLPDDAVRSWVQTLSDELGAHALGTLVPGHVWRTQRDSDLQAVRDVIQDRAVVYLVYGHDHAACERLFRSWPMPRADVSLVPVPESEVWMRPPSRALMWASYEDALHRVCHIAPRTYEACTYLRERASLRLAWPPLLSYDPLHQGAVLHVAYDIVGRIVRVVCTDDRAQRLVCRAWDAGDACACIPLLWQVVRAIVANTSAAWHVVIGRLGTMSQADMDMWASCLDTREPFLLSVGLVCLERDAWPTAHADASVVYLSDMPLGLASGAWPIRVPRSAYVSAGAYAIHLVQLRHLADLDAYIHDVVLHYYALQCMTQLRWTTPAPALPWPFAILACT, from the coding sequence ATGGCCCACAGCGCGGCCCTCGCGCATACCTCGGCGCCCCTGCCCCCTCACGCCAGCGTGCAGTGGCGCCAGTATGTCGCGCCTGACGCGCCGGATGTCCTAGCCGATGCAGCACGCAAGTTGCAGGGCGCGCTGATCACGGCGGCGcccgcgtcgccgtcgcccgCCACATGGATCGCGGCGCCCACGTCTGTCCCGCTGTATGCCCTCCAAGGCACGCCCTCGTGCCTGTGGGTGTTTCTATGGCAGGATACACACCCGACGCCAGTGATGGAGCGCTACCTGTCttcgctcgtgctgcgctcgtcgggcgCGTACGTCGTGTCCCGTGTCGACGAAGCGGATcccgcctcgtcgacgagaGAAGCCCACCTGCACTTTCTGCACGCCGTGTGCCATGCGGTGGCGGACGGACTGTGTGGTGCGTCCCAACTGCGCGTCGCGGGTGGCCTCCTGCATCTCGACGggcgcgacgatgcaggcgccgcgtcctcgACGGACTACACGACGTTTCGTGCCTACACGTCTCATACTACCCTGCATGTCATGTCTCGCACGGAGCGTAGGCCGTggacgcgcctcgatgcgcgcgtcgtggctgGCGATGCACTGCCGCGCAatgtcgtgctgggcgagacgcgcgtccgTCTGCTTCCGACGCtccggcgcggcaggctGCTGTCTACGTGCATCGACACAAGCGAGTCGTGccgccagctgcgcgaggcactcgaTGACGtgctgccgacgcgcgACCCTCATttcgcgacgctgtggctcgatgagcacgacgacgagcgtcCGCTCGGCACGGTCCTCTGGCCCGTGGACCTGTGTCttgtcgagcacgacgtGAGCGCTCTCGATGCGCCCGTGCcttggacgatgcgctcggcTCAGGCGCTCTTGGCATCGGCCGCATGGCCGGATGAGCGCACGAAGCTCGTATCGCCTATGCCGCCCCGCATCGTATCGCTCGTCTCGTCTTCGCCGCACGTCGATCCCCCCGgcttcgacgacgacgatatGTTTCGCACGATTGGACAACTGACCGAGGATGATTTGCGCTTCTTTCAGACACCGCCACGGCCCGCGGACCCTCCGTTCCCTGCGCcggcgagcacgacgccagcgAGGACGCCCGTCGCGCCCAAGTACGATGTGCACGGCAAATTCTTCATACCCAGCGGGCCCCGTCGCGAAGAGGGACGGCCGTCCATGTCGCCGCGCTACTCGttcggcacgccgccgagcgccggcgcatggACGGCGAGTccgacgccgtcgacggactcggacagcgccgccgacgagccGGATGCGGCTCAGCggacgctggcgctggctcgGCTGCATACCCGTGCCGCGGCGCCTCCGCGCTTCTCTCCGCCTGCTCTGCCCGTGAGcgacgcacatgcgcagcgtgtgcgccTTGCCTGGGTCGCTCTGTACGCtcgcacggcgcagcatgctgtgccgccgacCAAGCTCCTCGCCCCCCtcgtgtcgacgacgtATCCTGCCGAGGCATGCTCGCCGCCCAGTCTGCTCGTCGGGTGTCAGCACGCGCTGATCCAGATCTCGATCGACGCCGTGTCGTCCTGGACGCAGCTGGGTCTCGTGCCTGTCGGCGGACCACGCACTAtcggcgcgcacgtcgtgctTGTCGAGTGCGATCTAcccgacgacgccgtgcgctcgtggGTCCAGACCTTGTCGGATGAGCTGGGCGCACACGCCCTCGGCACGCTGGTGCCTGGGCATGtgtggcgcacgcagcgcgactCGGACCTGCAGGCtgtgcgcgacgtgatcCAAGACCGCGCCGTGGTCTATCTCGTGTACGGCCACGACCACGCAGCGTgtgagcgcctcttccGGTCAtggccgatgccgcgcgcggACGTGTCGCTCGTCCCCGTCCCGGAGAGCGAGGTGTGGATGCGCCCCCCGTCCAGGGCGCTCATGTGGGCGTCGTATGAGGACGCCCTGCATCGCGTGTGCCAcatcgcgccgcgcacctacgaggcatgcacgtacttgcgtgagcgcgcatcgctgcgACTCGCCTGGCCACCTCTGCTCTCGTACGATCCGTTGCATCagggcgccgtgctgcaTGTGGCCTACGATATCGTcggccgcatcgtgcgTGTCGTGTGCACAGACGACCGCGCACAGCGACtcgtgtgccgcgcatgggACGCCGGcgatgcgtgtgcgtgcatACCGCTGCTCTGGCAggtcgtgcgtgcgattgTCGCCAACACATCGGCGGCTTGGCACGTCGTGATTGGGCGCCTAGGCACCATGTCGCAGGCCGACATGGACATGTGGGCGTCGTGCCTCGATACGCGCGAGCCCTTCCTGCTCTCAGTGGGCCTTGTGTGcctggagcgcgatgccTGGCCTACGGCGCACGCCGATGCATCGGTGGTCTACCTGTCGGACATGCCGCTGGGTCTGGCCTCAGGTGCGTGGCCGATCcgcgtgcctcgctcggcgTATGTGTCTGCCGGCGCCTATGCCATTCATCTCGTGCAGCTACGTCACCTGGCTGATCTCGACGCGTACATCCACGACGTCGTGCTGCATTACTACGCGCTGCAGTGCATGACGCAGCTGCGGTGGACGACTCCGGCCCCCGCTCTGCCGTGGCCTTTTGCTATTTTGGCTTGTACATAA
- a CDS encoding kinesin-like protein 8, producing MPPDASASSVAAQRASVQWRTRTLFPLAVAILSHAALVREAHVLSMRLGLHVRFQLAVHRPHVCHRSQHDGLDDIRADASVADASLAKAVVRVVDMDRCTIQTWPCAFLAHQVRVMQRMCGAMAWGDMDVRAQVLGPTQPAFAPVAHVLIPLVPCEDVLMPLLPWYGGEAVMGTCRLRVAWTAQQRACQLMVRDVRGLSRRLVSQVHWQVRIGSDTYATQPVDVGADAVCHHTFRRSAWPDAVLATLFGRPTRTLLTEIEAHDQAQEQAATRGTSTYAAHDVAQVVGAPLRMRRPERDRQWEQWCSTLVTVHMQGAAVQSGAFVARPAPAHLLGVALAQEAAAVAWTHVEGLAMGDVSLRDTHDVVRASDARFLPLQRVAEHPGTALRVHAVWPPAMHDVPPPHAHDTMHATLRLHVACAHEDRPHLTYDVRLAWRWRRAHAPEPPRWDCHSDPGEHVVQRLYRVRWAPHTPGAADLWRADTRNVQVPGSDLLGSWHVRGLSLVRDYYAELVWQRRVRHGMPTVPAWTPPALRADDAFRDLRTLWAGLHAAQPRRYTGHATCVDALVCTHRGWLTWGQRVWCELCGAFLVMRRAPRERITHAILLHRAHVALLSPDAPTLALYTSSASYALAADSWASAHAWQHALAPASHIT from the coding sequence ATGCCGCCTgacgcgtcggcgtcgtcggtcgcggcgcagcgcgcgtccGTGCAGtggcgcacacgcacgctgTTTCCCCTCGCCGTAGCGATCCTGTCgcatgctgcgctcgtgcgtgagGCCCATGTGCTCAGCATGCGGCTGGGACTGCACGTCCGCTTCCAGCTCGCGGTGCATCGGCCCCACGTGTGCCATCGCTCGCAGCACGATGGCCTGGACGACATACGCGCTGATGCGAGTGTGGCCGACGCGAGCCTGGCCAAGGCCGTGGTGCGGGTGGTGGATATGGACCGGTGCACGATCCAGACATGGCCGTGTGCCTTTCTCGCTCATCAGGTCCGTgtgatgcagcgcatgtGTGGCGCTATGGCGTGGGGCGACATGGACGTACGTGCGCAGGTGCTGGGTCCGACGCAGCCCGCGTTTGCGCCTGTCGCTCACGTCCTGATCCCGCTCGTGCCGTGCGAGGACGTGCTGATGCCCCTGTTGCCGTGGTATGGTGGCGAGGCGGTCATGGGGACGTGCCGGCTCCGTGTCGCATGGAccgcgcagcagcgagccTGTCAGCTGATGgtgcgcgatgtgcgtggcctctcgcgccgcctcgtgtCGCAGGTGCACTGGCAGGTGCGCATCGGATCGGACACGTACGCCACGCAgcccgtcgacgtcggTGCGGACGCGGTATGCCACCACACCTTTCgacgctcggcatggcccgacgccgtgctggccaCGCTCTTTGGGCGCCCCACCCGCACGCTCCTCACGGAAATCGAGGCGCACGATCAGGCACAGGAACAGGCGGCTACGCGCGGCACATCTACGTACGCTGCTcacgacgtggcgcaggtCGTCGGGGCGCCCCTGCGTATGCGCCGTCCGGAGCGGGACCGGCAGTGGGAGCAGTGGTGCAGCACGCTCGTGACGGTGCACATGCAAGGCGCAGCGGTCCAGTCGGGCGCGTTCGTcgcgcgtcctgcgccagcgcaccTCCTCGGTGTGGCTCTGGCGCAGGAAGCCGCGGCGGTCGCATGGACCCacgtcgagggcctcgCGATGGGCGACGTGtcgctgcgcgacacgcacgacgTTGTGCGCGCATCGGACGCGCGGTTCCTGCCGCTTCAGCGTGTGGCGGAGCATCcaggcacggcgctgcgtgtgcatGCCGTTTGGCCGCCTGCCATGCacgatgtgccgccgcctcaCGCCCACGATACGATGCATGCCACGCTGCGTCTCCATGTcgcgtgtgcgcacgaGGACCGACCCCACCTTAcgtacgacgtgcgcctggcatggcgctggcggcgtgcgcacgcgcccGAGCCGCCCCGATGGGACTGCCACAGCGACCCGggcgagcacgtcgtccagcgcctctACCGCGTTCGATGGGCGCCTCACacgccaggcgccgccgacctGTGGCGCGCCGATACGCGCAATGTCCAAGTGCCTGGGAGCGATCTCCTCGGCTCATGGCACGTGCGTGGCCTGTCGCTCGTTCGCGACTACtacgccgagctcgtgtggcagcgccgcgtgcggCACGGCATGCCGACCGTGCCGGCCTGGACACCGCCCGCGCTCCGTGCGGACGACGCGTTTCGCGacctgcgcacgctctGGGCGGGcctgcacgcggcgcagccgcggcgctaTACGGGCCATGCAACgtgcgtcgatgcgctggtgTGCACCCACCGTGGATGGCTCACGTGGGGCCAGCGCGTATGGTGCGAGCTGTGTGGCGCGTTCCtcgtgatgcgccgtgcgccgcgcgaaCGCATCACGCATGCCATCCTGCTTCAccgcgcgcacgtcgccctcCTCTCCCCCGACGCGCCCACCCTCGCTTTGTACacctcgagcgcgtcgtaCGCGCTGGCCGCCGATTCCTGGGCGAGCGCCCACGCCTGGCAGCACGCCTTGGCCCCTGCGTCgcatatcacgtga
- a CDS encoding homoisocitrate dehydrogenase gives MRPTGRMWQRALRIGMIPADGIGREVLPVAQRVMSAAPGAPPFEFVPLPAGFELFQKTGEALPQVTIDTLKNECDGAMFGSVSSPSHKVEGYSSPIVRLRKELGLYANIRPVSGPVLPGSPIKVPVDIVTIRENTECLYIKQETLEETPHGKVARAIRQISESASTRIGKKALDVALARQAMRAAAGSAQQTKVTICHKSNVLSVTDGLFRTSVRRVYDSDKREHGGHGRYEGLVLDEQLVDSMVYRMFREPNVFDVVVAPNLYGDIISDGAAALVGSLGLVASVNAGDTFIMGEPVHGSAPDICGKNMANPMAAVRSAALMLEYMGYTEPALAIYRAVDHVLVQGQAWTPDLPGGTATTSDVEAAILRALQDS, from the coding sequence ATGCGACCAACAGGCAGGATGTGGCAGCGAGCGCTACGGATCGGCATGATCCCTGCGGATGGCATTGGGCGTGAGGTGCTGCCTGTTGCGCAGCGTGTCATGAGTGCTGCGCCTGGTGCGCCCCCGTTCGAGTTTGTGCCGCTCCCCGCGGGCTTTGAGCTCTTCCAAAAGACGGGCGAAGCACTGCCACAAGTGACGATCGATACACTGAAGAACGAGTGCGACGGTGCGATGTTCGGCTCTGTGTCGAGTCCATCGCACAAGGTCGAGGGGTACTCGAGCCCCATTGTACGACTGCGCAAGGAGCTCGGCCTCTACGCCAACATCCGCCCCGTCAGTGGTCCTGTGCTGCCTGGCTCGCCGATCAAGGTGCCGGTCGATATCGTGACGATTCGCGAGAACACGGAGTGTTTGTACATCAAGCAGGAGACGCTGGAGGAGACGCCGCACGGCAAAgtggcgcgcgccatcCGCCAGATTTCCGAGTCGGCGTCTACGCGCATTGGCAAAAAGGCCCTGGACGTCGCCCTGGCTCGCCAGGCGATGCGTGCGGCGGCAGGCAGCGCGCAGCAGACGAAGGTGACGATCTGCCACAAGTCGAATGTGCTGTCCGTCACGGATGGCCTGTTCCGCACGTCCGTGCGCCGTGTGTACGACAGCGACAAGAGGGAGCATGGCGGACATGGCCGCTACGAGGGCCTCGTACtggacgagcagctcgtcgatAGCATGGTGTACCGCATGTTCCGTGAGCCGAATGTGTTTGATGTCGTGGTGGCACCGAACCTGTACGGCGACATTAtcagcgacggcgccgcggccctgGTCGGCTCGCTGGGCCTCGTGGCGAGCGTGAATGCGGGCGACACGTTCATTATGGGCGAGCCTGTGCATGGCTCTGCGCCGGACATTTGTGGCAAGAACATGGCGAATCCGATGGCTGCCGTGCGCTCAGCGGCGCTCATGCTCGAGTACATGGGCTACACGGAGCCGGCGCTGGCCATCTACCGCGCCGTCGACCATGTGTTGGTGCAGGGCCAGGCGTGGACGCCCGACCTGCCGGGCggcacggcgacgacgtCTGACGTGGAGGCGGCGATCCTTCGTGCGCTACAAGACTCATGA
- a CDS encoding elongation factor, giving the protein MSRHRAVRNLNLDEELNEDYGNEYDAIDDLSPEDQEAMDVALATVQSTLGEPDECGVTERRMREVLWDTYFDASSAVTQLLEEKQRNEAQARKRADITVPGTGTRQREQSPVGATGPAPMSELLRQSAQKRGASGAAPNKALQKLQAYRERKKALATQGVQQPLISHAQKPDIGTAQQSAQSPTPPPPAQPAVERSKTPSGARIDTLFPHTACPAPPSRFGQLVQSRPSKQRASACSVLAKQSEADVERLRAVFSELSPDDRVLQARAGTRLVD; this is encoded by the exons ATGTCGCGGCACCGCGCGGTGCGCAACTTGAATCTAGACGAAGAGTTAAACGAGGACTACGGAAATGAGTACGATGCCATAGACGATCTGTCGCCCGAGGACCAGGAAGCGATGGATGTGGCTTTGGCCACCGTGCAAAGCACCTTGGGCGAGCCCGATGAGTGTGGCGTCACGgagcgtcgcatgcgcgaggTGCTGTGGGACACATACTTTGATGCATCATCGGCAgtgacgcagctgctggaagaAAAACAGCGGAacgaggcacaggcacgcaAGCGCGCAG ACATCACGGTCCCAGGGACAGGCACACGTCAGAGGGAACAGTCGCCAGTGGGCGCTACGGGACCTGCACCCATGTCGGAGCTGCTCCGGCAGAGTGCACAGAAGCGCGGTGCgtcaggcgctgcgccgaaCAAGGCCCTCCAAAAGCTGCAAGCCTATCGCGAGCGCAAAAAGGCGCTGGCAACACAGGGTGTTCAGCAGCCGCTCATCTCCCACGCCCAAAAGCCTGACATaggcacggcgcagcagaGCGCCCAGTCACCTACACCGCCACCACCTGCGCAGCCCGCCGTGGAGCGTTCCAAGACACCCTCGGGCGCCCGCATCGACACCCTCTTTCCTCACACGGCATGCCCCGCGCCACCTTCTCGCTTCGGCCAACTTGTACAGTCGCGCCCATCAAAGCAGCGTGCATCTGCGTGCAGCGTGCTTGCGAAGCAAAGCGAGGCGGACGTGGAACGCTTGCGTGCTGTGTTCAGTGAGCTCAGTCCCGACGACCGTGTTCTGCAAGCACGCGCCGGCACACGCCTAGTCGACTAA